TTCTGATTGTTCATGACAACAAAAAACCCAATCAAACCCGTTTAGCAATTATTAGTATTGAAGGGAAAAAGCAACCTGAATATTTCCCTTTAAACTGGCCAAGTAACATAGAATTGCCCATCGATTTAGAAGCTTTAACATCGGTTCCAGAGAAAACAAAATTCTCTTTTATCGCTTTAAGCAGTTCTGGTAAAGCTTATTATATCAGGTTAAACCCTACCAACAAAACCATCTTAGTTCTCAAAGAATTCAATTTACCAGGAATTATTCAAGGAAATAATTTTGAAGGGTTTGGATTACAAAATATAGACGGTAAATTAGTTGCGATTTGGGGACATCGAGGTGAAGGAGAACAACCGGCAACTATATTTTGGGGAATGTTTGACTTGGCTAAATATCAAATTACTCTCGCCGGTTCTGCCAATCTGAAAGTACCGTTTCCATCTGGTAATGTGCGTCATATCTCAGACATGAAGGTAGACCCCGTAGGAATTGTCTACATCACCTCAGCAAGTGATGCCGGAGATGATGGCCCATTCCAATCAGCCGTGTATGTTGCCGGTTATCTGGGATTGCGTGATAACAAAATTGCATGGCGGCAAAATTCTCAACTTATTCCCATTTACCGCTCTGATTACCACAAAATTGAAGGTATAGAACTTGTTCCTGGGGCAGAAGGTGGTGTGATTGTTGGTACAGATGATGAAAATTTAGGTTCTTATGTATACATTGTGGGGGGAAGTAGCTGAAGTAAGTCTTAATGCAAAATTTCCCAATCTTGGAGCATCAAAATAGCATCTCTATATAAAGCCAAATCCACTTGGTGGACTTCCATTCCTCTACCGATTCTTTCTAGAAGAGTGATTGTCAAATTTCCTCCCAAGTGTTCGCGGAACTCGGTAAGCCCCTTAAATAGACAATGGGGATGGTCTAGTTGGTCTAATTGCTCTGTCAGTGCCGATACGTACAATATGAACCCTAATTTACTGAGTGTACTCATAACACTTTGCCACTCAGATTTCAAGAGTTGACCTGTTAAATATGAATAAGTTGTATCCAAAGCAATGCCGATCGCTACAGCTTCACCATGACGTAAACTGTAATTAGTTAAATGTTCCAGTTTATGAGCAGCCCAGTGTCCAAAATCCAAAGGACGCGATGAACCCATTTCAAATGGGTCGCCTCCACCAGCAATATGCTCTAAATGCAACTGCGAACAGCGATAGATTAGTCTTTCCATTATGTCCATATCTCGATTAGCCAACTTATCGGCATTAGTCATAATGAAATCGAAGAAATCTGCATCTTTAATCAGCGCTACTTTCACCGCTTCAGCAATACCCGATCGCCAATCGCGATCGTCAAGGCTAGCAAGAAAATCAAAGTCATTCAAGACAGCATAAGGTGGCATGAATGTACCTAAAAAGTTTTTCTTGCCAAAAGCATTGATTCCGTTCTTTACTCCTACACCCGAATCATTTTGCCCTAACACTGTTGTCGGTACTCGTAGCAACCGAATTCCTCGGTGAGCCGTTGTTGCTGCATATCCTGCCATATCTAGCACGGCTCCACCTCCAATTGCTAAGACGTAGGAGTGACGGCACAATCCTGATGCATTGATTCGTTGATGAATTTGCTCTATAAATCTAGAATCGTTCTTGACTGCTTCTCCACCTGGAACTACTATCGGCTCACCACTCAGTGTTAATACATCTTCATAATACTGGGCGTAAACTAATAATTTTTTTAGCAAACCATCCTGGGAATGTAAAAATCCTCTATCTATAACTACTAGAACTTGCTTTGGGGTTGTCTCTCCACCTGCGGCAATCACTTGTGCAAGTAAAGGATTATCTAACTGAAACAAACCTCTAGTGAAGTGAACATCATAGTTGAAGCTCACGTGGACACATTGGTTAATTGGTTGCAGATTAAGAGCAGTTTTTTGTTGAATAATCATTTCAATATTAGTACTTTTTAAGTAACTCTAAATAGATAGAATACTACAATCAGAATTGGTAGTAAAGCAACCCAAACTAATCTATTAATACTTCACATAAGAATGATTTAATAGACAATTTCAATTACTCAATTACTCATACTTTGAAGGTGCGATTATCTTAGTAAATAAAGCTAGAAATAACCTTGACTTATAATTCTATTCATGCCTAGACTTTAATATAGTAATCCGGTTTCATGTCTGAAAAGATTAGTAGGGTGTGTTAGCACGGAGAGTACGGCATCAAACCCTTAATAATGGTGCGTTACGAACTTCGTTCTAACACAACGCCAGTTGCTACAACGGAGGGAACCTCCCTTCGGGTTCACCAGTCGCCTAGGTTGGGAAACCCGCCTACAGCGCTGGATTCACCGCAACACACTGGCTCCCCTACAATACCTAATTTTGTTCAAAAATCAAATATGATTCCTATATCATAGGTTGCAATAGATATTATTACTACATAAAACTCTAAAGCTTTTCCGTAAATTACTTTTAGTATTTATCTAATCAAAATCACATCTTTACAGTATCTTATTTAAAGTTGGGAGATTTTTATAGATTCAGTAAAGTTATGATTGCAGTAGTATATTATCTAGCTACTTCTATCACTAAATATCAAATTTAGTGGTAAATTTTATACTTAGTTGTCACAAAAAAGTTGGGCGACTTCTCCTGAAATTCATCATGAGTAAAGTAAACAAGTTACTGCATCACTGGCTGTTAAAGTCTGTTTCAGAGAAAGCGTTTGCTTGGCTGGAACAGAAACAGGCACAAATAGCTAGCGGCGCTGCCGAAAGAGTGTTTTTTACGGCATTTAGTGCTGTGCCGCGTTATCTAGGTAAAGAGGATTTGCAGCTAATATTCCAGGACTTGGAAGCAGCACAGGATCTGATTCCCGGTTGGTATCCTGTTAATTGGAGTGTAGATCAAGCAGGTCGCACACTGTTACTTCTAACTTTGCCCCACGATGATGCCCAGGGGTATGTGGGATTACTCGATCGCGTCTTCTCTACTGCCGATATGGGGGAGTTGGTTGCTCTGTATCAAAGTTTACCCTTACTCCCACATCCAGAGTTACATCACCACCGTGCTGCTGAGGGAATTCGCAGCAATATGAGTAATGTATTCCAAGCCATAGCACTACGTAACCCTTATCCAGCAAATTATTTAGATAACGCTGCTTGGAATCAGATGGTGCTGAAGGTCGTTTTCGTTGGCAGTCCATTGCATTTAATTTGGGGACTCGATCGGCGTGCTAACCCAGAATTAGCGAGGATGTTGGTAGACTATGCCCATGAACGTTGGGCAGCTAAACGCTCAGTTACGCCAGAACTTTGGCGATCTGTAGGACGGTTTGCGGATAGCGCAATCATCACAGATTTAGAAAAAGTACTAGTTAATGGGGATATACACGAGCAAGAAGCAGCAGCATTAGCTTGTGCTGATTCTCCTTTGCCTCAAGCGCAAGCATTACTTTCTCATTACCCCGATTTACAGTCATCCATTCAACAAGGTAATCTGACTTGGAGTAGTTTTAGCCACAAATTAGTGGGTAGTAGGGAGTGGGGAGTGGGAAGGATGAGGGAGCAGGGGGAGCAGGGGAAGCAGGGGAAGAATTAATAACCAATGCCCCATTCCCAATGCCCAATGCCCAATGCCCCATTCTTAATTCTTAATTCTTAATTCCCAATCATTAAAACCATGATGTTTATCGATCCTCACATTCACATGTGTTCCCGTACTACTTACGATTACTTAGTAATGCGGGAATATGGCATTGTCGCCGTTATTGAACCAGCCTTTTGGTTAGGACAACCCCGAACCAACGCTGGCACATTTAAAGACTACTTCAGTAGTCTTGTGGGCTGGGAAAGGTTTCGTGCTAGTCAATTTGGCATTCAACATTACTGTACAATCGGTCTAAATCCGAAAGAAGCTAATAATGAGGCACTAGCAGCAGAAGTTATAGAACTACTGCCACTTTATGCCTGTAAAGAAGGAGTTGTTGCTATTGGGGAAATTGGCTACGACGATATGACAGAGGCAGAAGATAAATACTTTTGTCAACAGTTAGAATTAGCCAAAGAACTCGATATGTTAGTACTAATTCATACTCCCCATCGCAATAAGAAGGCGGGTGCTATTCGGAGCATGGAACGCTGTATTGAATATGGCTTAGATCCCTCACAAGTAATTATCGATCACAACAACGAAGAAACTGTCGAGGAAGTATTAGGACGGGGTTTTTGGGCAGCTTTCACAATTTACCCACAAACGAAGATGGGTAACGCCAGAATGGTAGAAGTTGTCCGTAAATATGGGTGCGATCGCATCATTGTAGATAGTAGTGCTGATTGGGGTATTAGCGATCCTTTGGCTGTCCCAAAAACGGCTCAGTTGATGTTAGATAGGGGCATTCCTGAAGAACACGTGCGAGCAGTTTGTTATGAAAATGCCCTAGCTGCTTACAGTCAAACTGGGCAGATGAAAGCGTCAGATTGGCTCAATCCCCAATCTGTCGATCAGCGTCAGTTGTTTAGTGGTAATTCTGTGTTGCGGGGACAAGAACCAGGAATCAAATCAGCTTCAGATTATGTGTTGATTGAGTAGAAAATTGGGAATTGGGCATTGTAAGAGAAATTTATATCTTTGCAATGTCATTTTCAGAATCCAAAATCTAAAATCTAAAATAGTATTAAGGAGACAGATAAGTGAATGTTGCAAGCTTAAATTTTCAGGGCTGGCGGGGTTATTTGGAATTGATGCGTCCGGCTAATATTGTTACAGCTTGGGCGGATATTCTTGTTGGCTTTGCTGCTTCCGGCTCTGGGATTATTTTTGTTAAATTAATCAATGGAGAAGCAAGTTTTGCCATCCTAAGTCCATTAGCTTGGTTGTTATTAGCTACAACTGGTTTGTACGGCGGCGGTATAGTTTTTAATGATGTTTTTGATGCGGAATTAGATGCAAAAGAGCGACCAAATAGAGCAATTCCCAGTGGTCGCGTATCTCGTCAAAATGCTACCGTATTGGGAAGTATACTGTTTTTAATTGGCATTATAGCCGCTTTTCAAGTATCTTGGTTTAGTGGTGCGATCGCTATATTTATCACTTTTGCATCCCTCCTCTATGACTCACTCGCCAAACATCATCCCTTTTTTGGCCCTTTAAATATGGGTTTGTGCCGTGGGAGTAACTTATTATTAGGCGTAAGTGCTGTACCCGCAATCGTGGGAGAACGTTGGTATTTAATACTAATCCCTATTCTTTATATTGCTGCTATTACCGCAATTAGTCAGGGTGAAGTTCACGGAGGTAAGAAAATTACGGGAGTAGTTGCACTATCTCTAATTGCAATAGTTTTGACAGCAGTTTTAGCTTTAGGACTATTAGGAGAGTATACAGCGATCGCAGCACTACCATTCGCGGCTTTATTAGCTATCAGAGTCTTGCCTAATTTTATCAAAGCAGCGCGTGAACCAGTAGCCGAAAATATCAGAAATGCTGTGAAAATAGGCGTTTTATCTCTAATAGTCTTAGATGCAACCATTGCATCTGGTTTTTCTGGTTTGTATTACGGTTTATTAGTTCTATTATTGCTACCAATTTCGATGAAATTAGCACAACTATTTGCAGTTACTTAAATTTTAATTTCCACATTTAGTAATAGCATATTCAACAATCTTTGCGACAAATGAATTAGTTAGAGTGTTCCAAAAAATAAATGATCCAAAACCCGTCATTGCGAGCGAAGCGAAGCAATCCCAAGAGCTGTGATTGCCTCGCTTCTCTCACCATGACAATTGGGCATTTTTTTCCTTGGAGTACTCTTATATGGGCGCACATCTATACTATGCGCCTATATTCATGATATATGTTATAGGTATTTTGTGAAATATTATAAGCCAAAGAAAATAGATATTAGCATATATAGGGCAAAGCTAGAAAATGAAAATTACAAAAGACAGCAAGTTTCATTTAACTTATTGCAGCAATATTCATCCTGGTGAAAGTTGGCTAGAGGTTTTCGCTAATTTAGAAAAGTATATTCCCGAACTCAAGTCACGTTTATCACCTAACGAACCTTTTGGTATTGGCTTAAGATTAGCAGATATTGCTGCAAAACAACTTTTAGAAAGTAATAATTTACCTCAATTTAAAACTTGGCTAACTCAACAAGATTTATATGTTTTCACCTTAAACGGATTCCCCTATGGTGGCTTCCATCGACAGGTGGTAAAAGACCAAGTTTATGCACCAGATTGGTCTACACAAGAACGGGTAAACTATACATTAAACTTGGCACATATTTTAGCTGTTCTTTTACCAAAAGAATTAGATGGCGGAATTTCTACACTGCCATTATCTTATAAACCTTGGTGGAAAAAAGACCAAGAGACTTTCGAGATAGTTCTAAAAAATAGTTGTTTGAACATAGCATCAGTTGTTGTAGAAATGATTCGCATCCGCGAGAAAACTGGAAAAATACTTCATATTGATTTAGAACCTGAGCCAGATGGATTAATTGAAAATACCTCAGAAGTAATTGATTTTTATCAAAATTGGTTATTGCCAATTGGCGGTAATGAGTTGTCAAAACAACTCAATATTGAACAGAATTTAGCAGAAACTAAATTACTAGAACACGTTCGAGTTTGCTATGATACTTGTCATTTTTCAGTTGAATATGAGGAGCCGCAATCTGTGTTTGCGCGTTTACAATCAGCAGGAATTAAGATTGGTAAAGTTCAAATCAGCGCTGCTATTAAAGTAAAAATACCTGCTGAGGCTGAAAAGCGTAATTTGATAGTTGAACGCTTAAGTCCTTTTGCAGAATCTACTTATCTCCATCAGGTAATAGAACGTCGCAGTGATGGTACACTGCATCACTATCCTGATTTAATAACTGCATTACCACATTTAGAGCAATCTATAGCTGAAGAATGGCGGACTCATTTTCACGTCCCAATTTTTATTCATGATTATCAAATTTTGCAATCTACTCAAGATGATATTGTGACTGTTTTACATCTACTTCAGAAAAACAATGCTTGCTCGCATTTAGAAATTGAGACTTACACTTGGGACGTATTGCCATCAGAAATGAAGATAGATTTGCTGAATTCTATTCAGCGCGAATATGAGTGGACATTAAAAGAATTTATCGTAAACTAAGAGGAAATTAATTTTATGCAAAAAACAGTTGTTATAGATGTCGTAGGATTAACGCCTAGTTTATTAGGAGAAAACACACCGTTTTTATCTTCTTGGGCTGCGAAAGGGCAGATAGCTTCTATTGGAACAGTTTTACCTGCTGTAACTTGTTCAGTTCAGGCTACTTATTTAACAGGAAAATTGCCTGATGAACATGGAATTGTTGCTAATGGTTGGTACTTTCGCGATGAATGTGAAGTGAAGTTTTGGCGACAATCTAATAAGCTAGTACAAGCTCCCAAAATTTGGGAAATTGCCAAATCAATTGATCCAACTTTTACTTGTGCCAACCTTTTTTGGTGGTACAATATGTATTCTTCAGTAGATTATGCGATTACGCCGCGCCCGATGTATCCGGCAGATGGGAGAAAATTACCTGATATTTATACCCATCCTAGTGATGTGCGATCGCAAATTCAATCTGATTTAGGAAATTTCCCTCTGTTCGATTTTTGGGGGCCAAAAACTTCCATTAGTTCTAGCCAATGGATTGCCAATTCAGCAAAATGGATTGAGGAACGCTACAGCCCTACACTCTCATTAGTTTATTTACCACATTTAGATTACTGTCTGCAAAAATTTGGTAACAATCAAACACAAATTCAAGCTGATTTGCAAGAAATTGATGCTGTTTGTGCTGATTTAATTAAATATTATGAAGCACGTAATACTCAGGTAATTATTCTTTCGGAGTATGGGATTACTCCAGTTTCCAAAGCTGTGGATTTAAACCGCGTACTACGAGAAAATGGTTTAATTGCCGTGCGAGAAGAATTAGGGCGAGAACTGCTCGATTTTGGTGCTAGCATTGCCTTTGCTGTTGCCGATCATCAAATTGCTCATGTATATGTGAACGATCCGGCGTATATCCCGAAAGTGCGATCGCTTTTAGAAGCGACTGAAGGCGTAGCGCAGGTACTGGATGAACAGGGTAAGCAAGCCTACCATCTAGATCATTCTAGATCGGGAGAGTTGGTAGCGATCGCACAACCTGACGCTTGGTTTACCTATTATTATTGGCTCGATGATACCAAAGCTCCTGATTTTGCTAGAACTGTAGATATTCACCGCAAACCTGGTTACGATCCTGTAGAACTTTTCCTCGATCCACAGATTAAATTTCCTCAAGGAAAAATTGCTCTCAAGTTACTTAAGAAACAACTGGGTTTTCGCTACTTAATGGACGTAATTCCTCTAGATGCTTCCCTGATACGTGGTTCTCACGGTCATATTACTACTTCTCCATCTGAAGCGCCTCTATTTATTACCCAGCAAACTCAACTAATTGATGACAATCGAATTGAGGCGACAGATATTTGTGCGTTGATTCTCAAACATTTGAATTAAGTAGGCGAGAATGAAGAGAGCAGGGGAAGCAGGGGAAGCAGGGGAAGCAGGGGGAGCAGGGGGATTAAACTAAGCCAGACACTTGGGGTGGGGTTTCTACTTACCTTAAGATACAAGGATTTATTCGCCCACAAGGGGCGAGGTTTTGAACCTTTACTTTCTTTATAAATCAAACTCGATTAAGTAATGTAAAAATTTTTGAGAT
This genomic interval from Nostoc sp. KVJ3 contains the following:
- a CDS encoding 3-dehydroquinate synthase: MIIQQKTALNLQPINQCVHVSFNYDVHFTRGLFQLDNPLLAQVIAAGGETTPKQVLVVIDRGFLHSQDGLLKKLLVYAQYYEDVLTLSGEPIVVPGGEAVKNDSRFIEQIHQRINASGLCRHSYVLAIGGGAVLDMAGYAATTAHRGIRLLRVPTTVLGQNDSGVGVKNGINAFGKKNFLGTFMPPYAVLNDFDFLASLDDRDWRSGIAEAVKVALIKDADFFDFIMTNADKLANRDMDIMERLIYRCSQLHLEHIAGGGDPFEMGSSRPLDFGHWAAHKLEHLTNYSLRHGEAVAIGIALDTTYSYLTGQLLKSEWQSVMSTLSKLGFILYVSALTEQLDQLDHPHCLFKGLTEFREHLGGNLTITLLERIGRGMEVHQVDLALYRDAILMLQDWEILH
- a CDS encoding EboA family metabolite traffic protein, with the translated sequence MSKVNKLLHHWLLKSVSEKAFAWLEQKQAQIASGAAERVFFTAFSAVPRYLGKEDLQLIFQDLEAAQDLIPGWYPVNWSVDQAGRTLLLLTLPHDDAQGYVGLLDRVFSTADMGELVALYQSLPLLPHPELHHHRAAEGIRSNMSNVFQAIALRNPYPANYLDNAAWNQMVLKVVFVGSPLHLIWGLDRRANPELARMLVDYAHERWAAKRSVTPELWRSVGRFADSAIITDLEKVLVNGDIHEQEAAALACADSPLPQAQALLSHYPDLQSSIQQGNLTWSSFSHKLVGSREWGVGRMREQGEQGKQGKN
- a CDS encoding TatD family hydrolase, translating into MMFIDPHIHMCSRTTYDYLVMREYGIVAVIEPAFWLGQPRTNAGTFKDYFSSLVGWERFRASQFGIQHYCTIGLNPKEANNEALAAEVIELLPLYACKEGVVAIGEIGYDDMTEAEDKYFCQQLELAKELDMLVLIHTPHRNKKAGAIRSMERCIEYGLDPSQVIIDHNNEETVEEVLGRGFWAAFTIYPQTKMGNARMVEVVRKYGCDRIIVDSSADWGISDPLAVPKTAQLMLDRGIPEEHVRAVCYENALAAYSQTGQMKASDWLNPQSVDQRQLFSGNSVLRGQEPGIKSASDYVLIE
- the eboC gene encoding UbiA-like protein EboC (EboC, a homolog the polyprenyltransferase UbiA, belongs to system of proteins involved in the trafficking of precursor metabolites to an extracytoplasmic compartment so that the biosynthesis of certain natural products, such as scytonemin, can be completed.), with translation MNVASLNFQGWRGYLELMRPANIVTAWADILVGFAASGSGIIFVKLINGEASFAILSPLAWLLLATTGLYGGGIVFNDVFDAELDAKERPNRAIPSGRVSRQNATVLGSILFLIGIIAAFQVSWFSGAIAIFITFASLLYDSLAKHHPFFGPLNMGLCRGSNLLLGVSAVPAIVGERWYLILIPILYIAAITAISQGEVHGGKKITGVVALSLIAIVLTAVLALGLLGEYTAIAALPFAALLAIRVLPNFIKAAREPVAENIRNAVKIGVLSLIVLDATIASGFSGLYYGLLVLLLLPISMKLAQLFAVT
- the eboE gene encoding metabolite traffic protein EboE encodes the protein MKITKDSKFHLTYCSNIHPGESWLEVFANLEKYIPELKSRLSPNEPFGIGLRLADIAAKQLLESNNLPQFKTWLTQQDLYVFTLNGFPYGGFHRQVVKDQVYAPDWSTQERVNYTLNLAHILAVLLPKELDGGISTLPLSYKPWWKKDQETFEIVLKNSCLNIASVVVEMIRIREKTGKILHIDLEPEPDGLIENTSEVIDFYQNWLLPIGGNELSKQLNIEQNLAETKLLEHVRVCYDTCHFSVEYEEPQSVFARLQSAGIKIGKVQISAAIKVKIPAEAEKRNLIVERLSPFAESTYLHQVIERRSDGTLHHYPDLITALPHLEQSIAEEWRTHFHVPIFIHDYQILQSTQDDIVTVLHLLQKNNACSHLEIETYTWDVLPSEMKIDLLNSIQREYEWTLKEFIVN
- a CDS encoding alkaline phosphatase family protein — protein: MQKTVVIDVVGLTPSLLGENTPFLSSWAAKGQIASIGTVLPAVTCSVQATYLTGKLPDEHGIVANGWYFRDECEVKFWRQSNKLVQAPKIWEIAKSIDPTFTCANLFWWYNMYSSVDYAITPRPMYPADGRKLPDIYTHPSDVRSQIQSDLGNFPLFDFWGPKTSISSSQWIANSAKWIEERYSPTLSLVYLPHLDYCLQKFGNNQTQIQADLQEIDAVCADLIKYYEARNTQVIILSEYGITPVSKAVDLNRVLRENGLIAVREELGRELLDFGASIAFAVADHQIAHVYVNDPAYIPKVRSLLEATEGVAQVLDEQGKQAYHLDHSRSGELVAIAQPDAWFTYYYWLDDTKAPDFARTVDIHRKPGYDPVELFLDPQIKFPQGKIALKLLKKQLGFRYLMDVIPLDASLIRGSHGHITTSPSEAPLFITQQTQLIDDNRIEATDICALILKHLN